The proteins below come from a single Triticum aestivum cultivar Chinese Spring chromosome 5D, IWGSC CS RefSeq v2.1, whole genome shotgun sequence genomic window:
- the LOC123123824 gene encoding uncharacterized protein, which yields MPPPPPPPTRPAPALPDELLEEIFLRLPPDEPEHLVRTSLACKLWLGLLSGARFRGLYGEFHGAPPMLGFLYNWFFCSGPKEDDPVANFVSTTKFGALVPDGDGWDRQYTPWDCRHGRVLLGDYTGLIVWDPMTGRRMKLEPPVGYVGAAVLCAARGCDHRACHEGPFRVVVIGLDMNEDDGDCVAHACASSPVTPEWSRLCSDSHFDGWSRACSDSRFDGWSKQCSGLYLLAGDPKIDALPPVLVDDALHFRLTDDDERVGILKYDLSSNCLSMIDVPLTRLAIVWPAILMALEDGSLGLAHLDGLTLYLWSRQIDSNGVASWTQHKVIDLKEPLPIQNPKKRISVIGSVEGHDIIFVNIDLGIYEIDLKTLRWKKLWKREKFRSLIPYMSFYNRQERVRPCKALTTDD from the exons atgccgccgccgccgccgccgccgacgcggcCTGCACCGGCGCTGCCGGACGAGCTTCTAGAGGAGATCTTCCTCCGCCTCCCTCCGGACGAGCCGGAGCACCTCGTGCGCACCTCCCTCGCCTGCAAGCTCTGGCTCGGCCTCCTCTCCGGCGCTCGCTTCCGCGGCCTCTACGGCGAGTTCCATGGAGCTCCCCCCATGCTGGGATTCCTCTACAACTGGTTCTTTTGCAGCGGCCCCAAGGAGGATGACCCCGTGGCAAACTTCGTCTCCACCACGAAATTCGGTGCGCTCGTTCCCGACGGCGATGGCTGGGACCGTCAGTACACTCCCTGGGACTGCCGCCACGGCCGAGTCCTCCTCGGGGACTACACTGGGCTCATCGTTTGGGACCCCATGACAGGCCGCCGGATGAAGCTGGAACCGCCCGTCGGGTATGTTGGCGCTGCCGTGCTCTGCGCTGCGAGGGGCTGTGACCACCGTGCCTGTCATGAGGGCCCCTTCCGAGTTGTCGTCATCGGCCTGGACATGAATGAGGATGATGGCGATTGTGTTGCGCACGCCTGCGCGTCCTCGCCGGTGACGCCCGAGTGGAGCAGGCTATGCTCGGATTCTCATTTTGATGGGTGGAGCAGGGCGTGCTCTGATTCTCGTTTTGATGGGTGGAGCAAGCAGTGCTCTGGTCTTTATCTTCTTGCAGGCGATCCAAAAATCGATGCACTGCCTCCTGTCCTCGTTGATGACGCACTTCACTTCAGGCTTACAGATGACGATGAGCGTGTAGGAATTCTCAAGTACGACTTGAGCTCTAATTGCTTATCAATGATTGATGTGCCGCTTACGAGGTTGGCCATTGTCTGGCCCGCTATCCTCATGGCATTGGAGGATGGCAGCTTGGGGTTAGCACACTTGGACGGGTTAACCCTCTATCTATGGTCAAGACAGATAGATTCCAACGGAGTTGCGTCATGGACTCAGCATAAAGTCATCGATCTAAAGGAACCTCTCCCCATTCAAAATCCCAAGAAAAGAATTAGTGTTATTGGATCTGTCGAGGGCCATGATATCATTTTCGTGAACATAGATCTTGGCATCTACGAGATTGATTTGAAGACACTACGGTGGAAGAAGCTATGGAAGAGAGAAAAATTCCGTTCTTTGATTCCATACATGAGCTTCTACAATCGACAAG AAAGGGTGAGGCCCTGCAAGGCATTGACAACAGATGATTGA